From the genome of Opisthocomus hoazin isolate bOpiHoa1 chromosome 8, bOpiHoa1.hap1, whole genome shotgun sequence, one region includes:
- the TMEM168 gene encoding transmembrane protein 168 isoform X2, with protein sequence MAAAAAALGGREVSGTPVEPTNGIFMSAFLIVLPLESMAHGLFHELGNCLGGTCVGYAVVIPTNFCSPDGQPTLLPPEHVQELNLRSTGMLNAIQRFFAYHMIETYGCDYSTSGLTFDTLHSKIKSFLELRTADGPRHDTYILYYSGHSHGTGEWALAGGDALRLDTLLEWWREKNGTFCSRLIIVLDCENSQPWVKEVRKVNDQYIAVQGAEMARVVDIEEADPPQLGDFTRQWVEYNCNPDNNISWSEKGRTVKAVYGVSKHWSDYTLHLPTGSDVAKHWMIYFPRITYPLVHLANWFCGLNLFWVCKACFRCLKRLKMSWFLPTVLDTGQGFKLVKS encoded by the exons atggcggcggcggcggcggcgcttgGGGGGCGGGAAGTTTCCGGGACGCCTGTCGAG ccAACCAATGGCATCTTCATGAGTGCATTTCTCATCGTTTTACCTCTGGAGTCCATGGCTCATGGGCTTTTCCATGAGCTGGGGAACTGCTTGGGAGGAACATGTGTTGGGTATGCTGTTGTGATTCCCACCAACTTTTGCAG TCCTGATGGCCAACCAACTCTTCTTCCACCTGAGCATGTACAAGAGTTAAATCTGAGGTCTACTGGCATGCTTAATGCCATCCAAAGATTTTTTGCGTATCACATGATTGAGACATATGGTTGCGACTACTCCACAAGCGGACTGACCTTTGATACCCTGCACTCCAAGATCAAGTCATTTCTTGAACTTCGGACAGCAGATGGACCCAGACATGATACCTACATTTTATATTACAGTGGTCACTCGCATGGCACTGGCGAATGGGCGCTGGCAG GAGGTGATGCTTTACGACTTGACACACTTCTGGAGTGGTGGAGAGAAAAGAATGGCACTTTTTGTTCTCGGCTCATCATCGTTTTGGACTGCGAGAACTCTCAGCCTTGGGTTAAAGAAGTAAGAAAAGTAAATGACCAGTATATTGCAGTGCAAGGAGCAGAAATGGCCAGAGTTGTAGACATCGAGGAAGCCGACCCTCCACAGCTTGGTGACTTCACCAGGCAATGGGTTGAGTACAACTGTAACCCTGACAACAACATCAGCTGGTCTGAAAAGGGACGTACAGTGAAAGCAGTGTATGGTGTGTCAAAACACTGGAGCGACTACACTTTGCATTTGCCAACGGGAAGCGATGTTGCGAAGCACTGGATGATATACTTCCCGCGTATCACCTATCCCTTAGTACATTTGGCAAACTGGTTTTGTGGTCTCAATCTGTTCTGGGTCTGTAAAGCGTGCTTTAGGTGCTTGAAAAGATTGAAAATGAGTTGGTTTCTTCCCACAGTGCTGGACACAGGACAGGGTTTCAAACTCGTCAAATCCTAG
- the TMEM168 gene encoding transmembrane protein 168 isoform X1, which produces MCRSLRYCVSHCLYAAMTRLEEVNREVNMHSSVRYLGYLARINLLVAICMGLYVRWEKTADALILVIFILGLFVLGIASILYYYFSMETASLSLSNLWFGFLLGLLCFLNNSAFKTDVKEEATKYLLLSAIVLRILCALVERICGCIHHRPTLLTTVEFLELVGFAIASTTMLVEKSVSIILLVMALAMLIIDLRMKSFLAIPNLAIFGAIASLLFFPSLQIPTNPFALACFFSCLISDPLLDVYFSGLSVTERWKPYLYRGKICRRLSVISVGAVELIFFILAAFKLRDLDLWYFVIPGFSIFGIFWMICHVIFFITLWGFHTKLNDCHKVYYTHRAENNSLDRVMASKGMRHFCLISEQLVFFSLVATAVLGTVSWQPTNGIFMSAFLIVLPLESMAHGLFHELGNCLGGTCVGYAVVIPTNFCSPDGQPTLLPPEHVQELNLRSTGMLNAIQRFFAYHMIETYGCDYSTSGLTFDTLHSKIKSFLELRTADGPRHDTYILYYSGHSHGTGEWALAGGDALRLDTLLEWWREKNGTFCSRLIIVLDCENSQPWVKEVRKVNDQYIAVQGAEMARVVDIEEADPPQLGDFTRQWVEYNCNPDNNISWSEKGRTVKAVYGVSKHWSDYTLHLPTGSDVAKHWMIYFPRITYPLVHLANWFCGLNLFWVCKACFRCLKRLKMSWFLPTVLDTGQGFKLVKS; this is translated from the exons ATGTGTAGGTCACTGCGTTACTGTGTTAGTCATTGCCTCTATGCAGCAATGACAAGGCTAGAAGAAGTGAACAGAGAAGTGAACATGCACTCATCAGTCAGATACCTTGGCTATCTTGCCAGAATCAACCTGCTGGTTGCCATTTGCATGGGCCTTTATGTCAGATGGGAAAAAACTGCGGATGCACTGATTTTGGTAATATTTATTCTGGGGCTTTTTGTTCTTGGAATTGCCAGCATACTGTACTACTATTTTTCAATGGAAACAGCAAGTCTGAGTCTCTCCaatctttggtttggttttttgcttgGCCTTCTCTGTTTTCTTAATAATTCTGCCTTCAAAACAGATGTGAAAGAAGAAGCTACTAAGTATTTGCTCCTTTCTGCCATTGTTTTAAGGATATTGTGTGCTTTGGTTGAGAGGATTTGTGGTTGTATCCATCATCGACCGACTCTGCTGACAACAGTTGAATTTTTGGAACTAGTTGGGTTTGCAATTGCCAGCACAACTATGCTGGTAGAAAAATCTGTGAGTATTATTCTGTTGGTCATGGCTTTGGCCATGTTGATTATTGACTTACGTATGAAGTCTTTTTTGGCAATTCCAAATTTGGCAATTTTTGGAGCCATTGCTTCCTTACTCTTTTTTCCATCGCTGCAAATCCCCACAAACCCATTTGCCTTGGCGTGTTTCTTCAGCTGCCTGATTTCAGATCCCCTTCTCGACGTTTACTTCAGTGGACTTTCAGTTACTGAACGATGGAAGCCCTACTTGTACCGTGGTAAAATTTGCCGAAGGCTTTCTGTCATCTCAGTTGGAGCCGTTGAACTAATCTTTTTCATTCTTGCAGCCTTTAAACTACGTGATTTGGATCTCTGGTATTTTGTGATACCTGGTTTTTCTATTTTTGGAATTTTCTGGATGATCtgtcatgtgattttttttataacaCTTTGGGGATTTCACACGAAACTAAATGACTGTCACAAGGTATACTATACCCACCGTGCAGAAAACAACAGCCTTGACAGAGTGATGGCATCTAAAGGAATGCGTCACTTCTGTTTGATTTCGGAACAGCTAGTATTTTTCAGCCTTGTTGCGACTGCTGTTTTGGGGACCGTTTCTTGGCAG ccAACCAATGGCATCTTCATGAGTGCATTTCTCATCGTTTTACCTCTGGAGTCCATGGCTCATGGGCTTTTCCATGAGCTGGGGAACTGCTTGGGAGGAACATGTGTTGGGTATGCTGTTGTGATTCCCACCAACTTTTGCAG TCCTGATGGCCAACCAACTCTTCTTCCACCTGAGCATGTACAAGAGTTAAATCTGAGGTCTACTGGCATGCTTAATGCCATCCAAAGATTTTTTGCGTATCACATGATTGAGACATATGGTTGCGACTACTCCACAAGCGGACTGACCTTTGATACCCTGCACTCCAAGATCAAGTCATTTCTTGAACTTCGGACAGCAGATGGACCCAGACATGATACCTACATTTTATATTACAGTGGTCACTCGCATGGCACTGGCGAATGGGCGCTGGCAG GAGGTGATGCTTTACGACTTGACACACTTCTGGAGTGGTGGAGAGAAAAGAATGGCACTTTTTGTTCTCGGCTCATCATCGTTTTGGACTGCGAGAACTCTCAGCCTTGGGTTAAAGAAGTAAGAAAAGTAAATGACCAGTATATTGCAGTGCAAGGAGCAGAAATGGCCAGAGTTGTAGACATCGAGGAAGCCGACCCTCCACAGCTTGGTGACTTCACCAGGCAATGGGTTGAGTACAACTGTAACCCTGACAACAACATCAGCTGGTCTGAAAAGGGACGTACAGTGAAAGCAGTGTATGGTGTGTCAAAACACTGGAGCGACTACACTTTGCATTTGCCAACGGGAAGCGATGTTGCGAAGCACTGGATGATATACTTCCCGCGTATCACCTATCCCTTAGTACATTTGGCAAACTGGTTTTGTGGTCTCAATCTGTTCTGGGTCTGTAAAGCGTGCTTTAGGTGCTTGAAAAGATTGAAAATGAGTTGGTTTCTTCCCACAGTGCTGGACACAGGACAGGGTTTCAAACTCGTCAAATCCTAG